TTCGCGTCAGCATTTTTCTCCGATGATTCACGGCTTCATGCTCCTCGTGCGTGAGATCTTTATAAAGTTTATTGAATTGCGGGATAAACAGCAGTCCGCGAAACGGTAATCCCGGGTCCATATCCCTTGGGCGTTCGCGAAGTAGCACGCCTTCCAGCGCATCCGTTTCCGTGAGACAAACATCCCCGTCATAAAACGCGATGACGGCACGCAATCGCGCGGTGCGCATATCGGGCGGCACGCCCTTCAATCGCAAGAGCGCGTAATCCACCATCTCCCAATCGGTCATCTCTCTCCCAATCCACCGCCGGCTCTTCACGCCCGGCTCACCGCCCAAGGCATCAATCTCCAATCCCCCGTCGTCGGCGACGCAAGGCATATTACACAATGCAAAATAACTTTTTGCTTTGAGGATGGCATTCTCCTCAAACGTACTCCCGGTCTCCTCAATCGCCTTGATATCCGGAAAATCTATCAGTGATTGCGTTTTAATCCCCACACGTTCAAAAAACCCGCCGACCTCGTGAGCTTTGCCGACATTCTTGGTAGCAATTAAAAGTTTTTGCATAAGTATATAAAAAGTATACGCCGCCGCTGCATATTTCCGAAATATTTAAAATCAAAGCGCGGAAGGCGCTACATTATCATCACTCCTCCAACCAGGGCTAATCGTGGTTTTGCTTTTGAGCGAGCATGTTGAAGCGAGGCAATAAATTCCCGAACGGAAAACCGCGAAGTCGGAACAATGGCGCTGTATGAATCCCGAAGCCATCGCAAAGCGGGGCGAAGGTTGAGTTCGCCTTGTTCCGGTAACTTCCGCGGTTTGGAGTGAGAAGAATTTATCCGAGCGGAAACAGCTCGCGAGAAAACAAGTCTGCGATTATCCACAAGACCACAATTACCCATTCAACACATCTATATCCGCCTGAAACTGCTGCGCCCTCGTCACCACGCGTTCGCCGTATGTCCACAAATACCGCTGCCATCTGCCTCCCGCGTAATACCGCGCCGCCGCGCGCCGCTCTTCAGAAATAGAGGCGCCTTTTGCCGCGCCGGAATCCTTAAGGTACAGCGCCGACGCCATAAACGCATCCGCGTTGCGCCACGGTGAAGGCGGCTCGTTGCCTGTTATTTCCCCCACACGCTTTGCATACAAATTCCACGTGGACGGAATAAACTGCGCCGGACCCATCGCGCCGCCATAAGCACCGTCGGCATTCGCGCACGACACCGTCACGGTATCAGGATTAATCGCAAGCGCGGATGTAATCGCTAAAAATATCGGCGTATCGCGGGTGGGATGCATAGCGGGCTTTTTACTCCGCGAGTTGACTTCGTTGTATTTGCACTTTCCCACGTTTTGTCCAAGCGCAGACTCGCGATCCAACACCGCTAAAATCATCGCCGCGC
This region of bacterium genomic DNA includes:
- a CDS encoding non-canonical purine NTP pyrophosphatase; its protein translation is MQKLLIATKNVGKAHEVGGFFERVGIKTQSLIDFPDIKAIEETGSTFEENAILKAKSYFALCNMPCVADDGGLEIDALGGEPGVKSRRWIGREMTDWEMVDYALLRLKGVPPDMRTARLRAVIAFYDGDVCLTETDALEGVLLRERPRDMDPGLPFRGLLFIPQFNKLYKDLTHEEHEAVNHRRKMLTRMLPKIQARLA